Proteins from a genomic interval of Ignavibacteria bacterium:
- a CDS encoding agmatine deiminase family protein: MKYLQILFILFIANISFAQNLPNNLLPSEMKAYNDLIYNRPQSFSDFTNPPYGPVRTMAEWEPQEGLIIAWITYQPILRQIVDYAQDEGFVYIVCSDSNSVKTYLTSGSVPLVNLKFVIAPFNSIWCRDYGPWMIYKNNYDTLQIADWIYNRPRPNDDAVPTAFANYYNSTIFTATQAPFDLVNTGGNFMVDGNGTGFASKLILNENPSKTPAQIDTIMKKYLGLSRYIKMETLPYDEIHHIDMHIKLLDEETLLVGQYPNGVADGPQIEANLQYVLNNFQTCYGRPYKVIRIPMPPSASGQYPPNSNYFTYTNSVFVNKTVIVPIYGLSQDTTALRIYREALPGYRIVGINCSSMISALGAIHCITKEVGIKETIFISHPYLRNTTNTTTPYEVKAFIQTKSGVNNAKLYWRTDTTQAYTQVSMTPATADTFKASIPAQPVGKYVYYYISAASNSGKTITKPLTAPAGYTKFYVDNPSAIGNNGVISSFKLEQNRPNPFNPVTKISFSIPQSSHVILKVYDITGREVAKLINDFRVAGEHSLEFNGAFLSSGVYFYRLETNGLSAIKKMMLIK, from the coding sequence ATGAAATACCTTCAAATATTATTTATACTTTTTATTGCAAACATTTCTTTTGCGCAGAATTTACCAAATAATCTTCTGCCAAGCGAGATGAAAGCATATAATGATTTGATTTATAACAGACCTCAATCTTTCTCAGATTTTACTAATCCTCCTTATGGACCCGTGAGAACTATGGCTGAATGGGAACCGCAGGAAGGATTAATAATCGCATGGATAACATATCAGCCAATCTTAAGACAGATTGTTGATTATGCACAAGATGAGGGATTTGTTTATATTGTTTGCTCCGATTCAAATTCGGTAAAAACTTATTTAACAAGCGGAAGTGTTCCACTTGTAAATTTAAAATTCGTAATTGCTCCGTTTAATAGTATATGGTGCAGGGATTACGGTCCATGGATGATTTATAAAAACAATTATGACACTTTACAAATTGCAGATTGGATTTATAACAGACCGAGGCCCAATGATGATGCAGTTCCGACAGCATTTGCCAATTACTATAACTCAACAATTTTTACTGCAACACAAGCACCATTTGATTTAGTCAATACCGGAGGAAACTTTATGGTTGACGGCAATGGGACAGGTTTTGCATCGAAATTAATATTAAATGAAAATCCATCAAAGACTCCTGCGCAGATTGATACCATAATGAAAAAATATCTCGGACTTTCCCGATATATCAAAATGGAAACCCTTCCTTATGATGAGATTCATCACATTGACATGCACATAAAATTACTTGATGAAGAAACATTGTTAGTCGGACAATACCCTAACGGTGTTGCAGATGGTCCCCAGATTGAAGCAAACCTGCAATATGTGTTAAATAATTTCCAGACATGTTATGGAAGACCCTATAAAGTTATAAGAATCCCGATGCCGCCAAGTGCAAGCGGGCAATATCCTCCAAACTCGAATTATTTTACTTACACCAATTCAGTTTTCGTGAACAAAACTGTTATCGTTCCGATTTACGGTTTATCACAAGATACAACTGCATTAAGAATTTACCGGGAAGCGTTGCCAGGTTACAGAATCGTCGGCATAAACTGTTCAAGCATGATTTCAGCACTCGGTGCGATTCACTGTATAACAAAAGAAGTTGGTATTAAAGAAACAATTTTCATTTCTCATCCTTATTTGAGAAACACAACCAACACAACAACTCCTTATGAAGTTAAAGCATTCATTCAGACCAAAAGCGGTGTGAACAATGCAAAGCTTTACTGGAGAACCGACACAACTCAGGCATATACTCAAGTTAGCATGACTCCTGCAACAGCTGATACTTTCAAAGCATCTATTCCTGCTCAGCCGGTTGGTAAATATGTTTATTATTATATTTCTGCGGCATCAAATAGCGGAAAAACAATAACCAAACCTTTAACCGCTCCTGCAGGATATACAAAATTTTATGTTGATAACCCTTCGGCAATTGGAAACAATGGAGTTATCTCCAGCTTTAAGTTAGAGCAGAACAGACCGAATCCATTTAATCCTGTCACTAAAATTAGTTTTTCAATTCCGCAAAGCTCACATGTAATTTTGAAGGTTTATGACATAACCGGACGTGAGGTTGCAAAACTTATTAATGATTTCAGAGTTGCAGGCGAACATAGCCTTGAATTTAACGGAGCATTTCTTTCGAGCGGAGTTTATTTCTATAGATTGGAAACTAACGGATTAAGCGCTATCAAGAAAATGATGCTTATCAAATAG
- a CDS encoding addiction module protein, which yields MDKQLINQINKLNSSEKLELLYQIWDSLNDENYQVNEETRVILDERLEKIAEGKVKYTNWDDVKKKYNF from the coding sequence ATGGATAAACAGTTAATAAACCAGATTAATAAATTAAATTCTTCCGAAAAGCTTGAACTTTTATATCAGATTTGGGATAGCTTAAATGATGAAAATTATCAAGTTAATGAAGAAACCCGCGTAATTTTAGATGAACGTCTTGAAAAAATTGCCGAAGGAAAAGTCAAATATACAAATTGGGATGATGTGAAGAAAAAGTATAACTTCTAA
- a CDS encoding type II toxin-antitoxin system RelE/ParE family toxin → MYIIRLTDNAESDLNESYNWYENQKINLGVEFIKTINRTIELIKENPFLYKSVYKNVRKAKINKFPFNIYYLITPQFNQIDIFGILHDSRNPLIWKTRI, encoded by the coding sequence ATGTATATAATTAGATTAACTGATAATGCAGAATCTGACTTAAATGAATCATATAATTGGTACGAAAATCAAAAAATTAATCTTGGAGTTGAATTTATAAAAACAATAAACAGAACAATTGAGTTAATAAAAGAAAATCCTTTTTTATATAAATCTGTTTATAAAAATGTAAGAAAAGCAAAAATCAACAAATTCCCTTTCAATATTTATTATTTAATCACTCCTCAATTTAACCAAATAGACATTTTCGGAATATTACATGACAGCCGTAACCCTTTAATATGGAAAACAAGAATATAA
- the rfaE1 gene encoding D-glycero-beta-D-manno-heptose-7-phosphate kinase produces MENKNINRLQEILKNAKGKKIFVIGDVMLDKYLLGDVNRISPEAPVQVFDIQKSEHKFGGAANVSLNIKELGAEPYLIGVIGSDNEGTILLSEMTKLNKNTNGMITENSRPTTTKTRVIADSHHLLRIDSESKENISAETENKILETLKNNSGKIDIIILQDYNKGVLTKSLIGKVIQFANDNKIKVLVDPKFYNFFEYKNVFLFKPNRKELEEAFGKKAKDMQEIEKLADELMGKMNCTYLVLTLGDKGVMLFEKTNGKTNIEKIETVAREVADVSGAGDTVISTIAVCLAGGATVSEAVKFANYAAGIVVEEVGIVPITKDKLLNHLNEIKD; encoded by the coding sequence ATGGAAAACAAGAATATAAATCGACTACAAGAAATACTTAAAAACGCAAAAGGAAAAAAAATTTTTGTTATCGGCGATGTTATGCTCGATAAGTACCTGCTTGGTGATGTTAACCGTATTTCCCCCGAAGCGCCCGTGCAGGTTTTTGATATTCAGAAAAGCGAGCACAAATTCGGCGGAGCGGCTAATGTGAGTTTAAATATAAAGGAACTCGGAGCTGAGCCGTATTTAATCGGTGTGATTGGTTCTGATAATGAAGGCACAATTCTTCTGAGTGAAATGACAAAGCTGAACAAAAATACAAACGGGATGATTACAGAAAACTCGAGACCAACTACAACAAAAACAAGAGTCATCGCCGATTCCCACCATCTTCTCAGAATAGACAGCGAATCGAAAGAAAATATTTCTGCCGAAACCGAAAATAAAATTTTAGAAACGCTGAAAAATAATTCAGGAAAGATTGACATAATCATTCTTCAGGATTATAATAAAGGTGTTTTAACCAAATCACTTATAGGCAAAGTCATACAATTTGCAAACGATAACAAGATAAAAGTTCTCGTTGACCCTAAGTTTTATAATTTCTTTGAGTACAAAAATGTTTTTTTATTTAAGCCTAACAGAAAAGAACTTGAAGAAGCATTCGGCAAAAAAGCAAAAGACATGCAAGAAATCGAAAAACTTGCTGATGAGCTAATGGGCAAAATGAATTGCACATATCTCGTATTGACTCTCGGAGATAAAGGAGTAATGCTTTTCGAAAAAACAAACGGTAAAACAAATATAGAAAAAATCGAAACTGTTGCGCGGGAAGTTGCGGACGTATCGGGTGCAGGAGACACGGTCATTTCTACAATTGCAGTATGCCTTGCAGGCGGAGCAACCGTGAGCGAAGCGGTGAAATTTGCGAACTATGCGGCAGGAATCGTAGTTGAAGAAGTAGGCATTGTTCCCATTACCAAAGATAAATTATTAAATCATCTGAATGAAATTAAAGATTAG
- the rfaE2 gene encoding D-glycero-beta-D-manno-heptose 1-phosphate adenylyltransferase encodes MITTTEDFKPIRAKIKSENKKLVFTNGCFDILHKGHITYLNEAKKLGDILIVGVNSDSSVKKLKGDERPVTNEQDRMFALDNLKAVDYVILFKEDTPYNLIKAIEPDVLVKGGDWKVEDIVGSDVVLANGGEVKSLNFVNGYSTSSILEKIRKL; translated from the coding sequence ATGATAACGACCACGGAAGATTTCAAACCTATTAGAGCCAAAATTAAATCCGAAAACAAGAAACTTGTCTTTACAAACGGTTGTTTTGATATTTTACATAAAGGCCATATTACGTACCTGAATGAAGCCAAAAAACTGGGTGATATTTTAATAGTCGGAGTAAATTCTGACTCTTCGGTGAAAAAACTCAAAGGTGATGAAAGACCGGTGACTAATGAACAAGACAGAATGTTTGCATTAGATAATCTCAAAGCGGTTGATTACGTGATTTTGTTTAAGGAAGATACTCCATATAACTTGATTAAAGCAATCGAGCCTGATGTTCTTGTAAAAGGCGGTGACTGGAAAGTCGAAGATATAGTTGGTTCCGATGTTGTTTTGGCAAACGGCGGTGAAGTTAAGAGCTTAAATTTTGTTAATGGTTATTCCACTTCGTCGATTTTAGAAAAGATAAGAAAGCTGTAA
- the rnr gene encoding ribonuclease R: MEISAADKITSFLKKHPKDVFKLNTIIKNTGLTHLKKSAIKGELKNLLTDGTIIRDGKLFKIASTGEEPAPKETSNKKTKISRKTKNELTSKDIRQNERRKRGREKANKRIKDYERAEQRQENLKTQLSENLNAFKTVTGRYEYGRKHGVVFADWKLSRKEIFISHKDNYDAQTGDKVVCEVLNPEDIIYESNELYGNIIEVLGRSGDMDAETMSVIRKYKLIKEFPSDIEKQVKKTEFKEDLEGRIDLRDEDIFTIDPADAKDFDDAVSIKKKENGEFEIGVHIADVSHYVKENTPIDKEALKRGTSVYLVDQVIPMLPEKLSNDICSLRTDVERLTFSIFITLNKSYKLKKFEITKSIINSKRRFSYEEAQEIIKTGKGDYAEELKLMMSVAKKLTALRLKEGGLDFETKEVKFVTDKKGNVKEIKLKERLDSMRLIEEFMLLANKCATLYVTRRAKEEKRHLPFVYRVHDFPDAEKLNNLSEFVKQFGYDVKIQFPNPDKNQLKKLLDAIKGKPEEYVINNLLIRSMAKAVYTPINIGHYGLGFDDYTHFTSPIRRYPDLQVHRILYDYLTNEKNLDRRINHYKLILPIVCKQSTDMEINAVNAEREVIKLKQIQYISKHIGDEFDGLISGIVERGMFIELNDILVEGMIRFKDIADDYYEFDEKKHAAIGRRRGRIFRAGDIIRVRVIRANMESKKIDFELA; this comes from the coding sequence TTGGAAATATCAGCCGCAGATAAAATAACTTCTTTTCTTAAAAAACATCCGAAAGATGTTTTTAAGCTTAACACCATAATTAAGAATACAGGGCTGACTCATCTAAAAAAAAGCGCAATCAAAGGTGAGTTAAAAAATTTGCTTACTGATGGAACTATAATCCGTGACGGAAAGCTTTTTAAAATTGCATCGACCGGCGAGGAACCTGCCCCTAAAGAAACTTCGAATAAAAAAACCAAAATATCCAGGAAAACTAAAAACGAATTAACCTCAAAAGACATTCGGCAGAATGAACGAAGAAAAAGAGGACGAGAAAAAGCAAATAAGCGTATAAAAGATTACGAAAGAGCTGAACAAAGACAAGAAAACCTGAAAACACAGCTAAGTGAAAATCTAAATGCTTTCAAAACCGTTACGGGAAGATATGAGTACGGGCGGAAGCATGGAGTTGTATTTGCAGACTGGAAGCTAAGCCGGAAAGAAATATTTATTTCACATAAAGACAATTACGATGCACAAACGGGAGATAAAGTTGTGTGTGAGGTTCTCAATCCTGAAGACATTATTTATGAAAGCAATGAACTTTATGGAAATATTATCGAGGTGCTTGGAAGGTCAGGTGATATGGATGCCGAAACTATGTCGGTTATCCGCAAATATAAACTGATAAAGGAGTTCCCCTCCGACATTGAAAAACAAGTTAAGAAAACGGAGTTTAAGGAAGACCTTGAAGGAAGAATTGATTTAAGAGATGAAGATATTTTTACAATTGACCCAGCCGATGCAAAAGATTTCGATGATGCCGTATCGATAAAGAAAAAAGAAAACGGTGAATTCGAAATCGGAGTTCACATTGCTGACGTTTCTCACTACGTAAAAGAAAATACTCCTATAGACAAAGAAGCTCTCAAACGCGGAACAAGTGTTTATCTCGTTGACCAGGTCATTCCTATGCTGCCCGAAAAACTTTCTAATGACATCTGCTCCTTAAGGACTGATGTTGAGAGGTTAACTTTTTCAATTTTCATAACACTTAACAAAAGCTATAAGTTAAAGAAATTTGAAATAACCAAATCTATCATAAACAGCAAACGAAGATTTTCTTATGAAGAAGCGCAGGAAATAATTAAAACTGGAAAGGGTGATTATGCTGAAGAACTGAAGCTTATGATGTCGGTTGCAAAAAAACTTACTGCTTTGAGATTGAAAGAAGGCGGCTTAGATTTTGAAACCAAGGAAGTAAAGTTTGTTACGGATAAGAAAGGCAATGTAAAAGAAATAAAACTTAAAGAACGTCTCGACTCGATGCGCTTGATAGAAGAGTTTATGCTTCTTGCAAATAAATGCGCAACGCTTTATGTAACCCGCAGGGCAAAAGAAGAAAAGCGTCATCTGCCTTTTGTTTATAGGGTTCATGATTTTCCTGATGCTGAGAAATTAAATAACCTTTCGGAATTTGTGAAACAGTTCGGATATGACGTTAAGATTCAATTTCCAAACCCCGATAAAAATCAATTGAAGAAGCTGCTTGATGCAATAAAAGGAAAACCGGAAGAATATGTTATTAACAACCTTTTGATACGCTCAATGGCAAAAGCGGTTTATACACCAATTAACATCGGACACTATGGATTGGGCTTTGATGACTATACGCATTTTACTTCCCCGATAAGACGATATCCGGATTTACAGGTACACAGAATTTTATATGATTATCTTACTAACGAAAAAAATCTTGATAGACGTATTAATCATTATAAATTGATTCTTCCGATTGTCTGCAAGCAATCAACCGATATGGAGATAAATGCTGTCAATGCAGAGCGAGAAGTGATAAAGCTCAAACAAATTCAATATATTTCAAAACATATCGGAGATGAATTTGACGGGTTGATTTCGGGAATTGTTGAGCGCGGAATGTTTATCGAGTTGAACGATATTCTTGTCGAGGGAATGATTCGCTTTAAAGATATAGCAGATGATTATTATGAATTTGATGAAAAAAAACACGCGGCTATCGGCAGAAGACGCGGAAGGATTTTCCGCGCGGGCGATATAATTCGCGTGAGAGTAATCCGTGCAAATATGGAATCAAAGAAAATCGACTTCGAACTCGCATAA
- a CDS encoding aminopeptidase P N-terminal domain-containing protein: MTKEQKQFHKSRREKLLEKIGKDSIAIIVSNSMRSSSYDADYKFKQNKNFYYLTGFNEPDSLLVLSQNKFRVPIDDKKKGFKEVNEVLFVRPKNQKAEMWTGKRLGAENVPSELGIQQGLSIKDLEVFMQHIMGKSYKNFYLDVVEMFNVDGKVKEYLTPFMQSLRVNSFNFQIIDIAHILGAMRKIKTSWEVSQIQKAVDITTESFIDTQRQIKPYLYEYQVQAFLEYNYKMRGASDMAFQTIVASGDNANTLHYETNQDVIEKDSLVLIDSGAEYCYYCADITRTFPASGKLTDAQKDIYEIVLDANKKCIAKVKPGVKLSYLRKYCDDLIVAGLRKLKLVKKNEDGRNFLFHGVGHHLGLDTHDAVPYGKGDTFDNDTLRPGMVITIEPGIYLDKKRKDIPAKYRGIGVRIEDDVLVTRDGRRNLSKGIPKEIDEIEIS; encoded by the coding sequence ATGACAAAAGAGCAAAAACAATTTCATAAATCCCGTCGTGAAAAGCTTCTTGAGAAAATTGGCAAAGATTCCATTGCTATTATTGTTTCAAATTCAATGCGAAGTTCCTCATACGATGCTGATTATAAGTTCAAACAAAACAAAAATTTTTATTATCTGACGGGATTTAATGAGCCTGATTCTCTTTTAGTCCTTTCACAGAATAAATTCAGGGTTCCGATTGACGATAAAAAGAAAGGTTTCAAGGAGGTAAATGAAGTTTTGTTTGTCCGTCCAAAAAATCAGAAAGCAGAAATGTGGACAGGCAAACGTCTCGGTGCGGAGAATGTGCCTTCTGAGCTGGGCATTCAACAAGGATTATCGATTAAAGATTTGGAAGTTTTTATGCAGCATATAATGGGAAAATCATATAAGAACTTTTATCTTGATGTTGTCGAGATGTTTAATGTTGACGGCAAGGTGAAAGAATATTTGACCCCGTTCATGCAAAGCTTAAGAGTGAATTCATTTAATTTTCAGATTATAGATATTGCTCATATTCTCGGAGCGATGAGAAAAATAAAAACAAGCTGGGAGGTCTCGCAGATTCAAAAAGCTGTTGACATTACCACTGAATCGTTCATTGATACACAGCGGCAGATAAAGCCGTATCTTTATGAATATCAGGTGCAGGCATTCCTTGAATATAATTATAAAATGCGCGGAGCTTCCGATATGGCATTCCAGACAATAGTTGCTTCGGGAGACAACGCGAATACCTTGCATTACGAAACCAATCAGGATGTAATTGAAAAAGATTCGCTGGTGCTGATTGATTCAGGTGCCGAGTATTGTTATTATTGCGCTGATATTACAAGAACTTTTCCTGCCTCGGGGAAGTTGACCGATGCCCAAAAAGATATTTATGAAATTGTTCTTGATGCAAATAAAAAATGTATAGCAAAAGTAAAGCCCGGAGTGAAACTTTCTTATTTGAGAAAATATTGTGATGATTTAATTGTTGCAGGTTTAAGAAAACTGAAACTTGTTAAGAAAAACGAAGATGGAAGGAATTTTCTTTTCCATGGAGTTGGACATCATCTTGGATTGGATACGCACGATGCGGTTCCTTACGGAAAGGGTGACACGTTCGATAACGATACACTAAGACCGGGTATGGTTATCACGATTGAACCCGGAATTTATCTTGATAAAAAACGTAAAGACATTCCTGCTAAATACAGAGGCATCGGTGTAAGAATCGAAGACGATGTTTTGGTAACAAGAGACGGAAGAAGAAATTTATCTAAGGGTATTCCGAAAGAAATAGACGAGATAGAAATTAGTTAA
- the purF gene encoding amidophosphoribosyltransferase, with protein sequence MTKYNYIKKIDPSLKSNCGVVGIYNHPEASIMAYYALHALQHRGQEAAGIVSSQYLPEKNKRVFNIHKGLGLVNTVFANNKILTDALKGDAAIGHNRYSTTGASDNRSNIQPFKVNYKEGHLALSHNGNLTNTKSLRNALENEGTLFQTTTDSEIILHLIARSKEKELENKILDAFSKVTGAYSIVIMSDDKMYAVRDPYGVRPLCFGKLGDTYVIASETTAFDIIGAEYIRDVEPSEILILDRNTIETGEVKSIYMEKVPQYKHCIFEYIYFSRPDSIVFEEKVDKVRRDIGKALAEQSPPPDKDNPLNSDEKKVVVINVPDSSNTATLGYFSRSVKKNKNIKNEIGLIRSHYIGRTFIQPGQDQREMKVKTKFNIVKGVLKKRKVVVVDDSIVRGTTSKLLVDLIKKANPKEVHLKITSPPVTSPCYYGMDFPSKNELIANQHADIEGIKDELGLTKLDYLTIDNLLKTVPYKNPKTGYCTACFTGDYPIHIEKFNPDNKKTFDD encoded by the coding sequence ATGACAAAATATAATTATATAAAGAAGATTGACCCGTCTTTAAAATCTAATTGCGGTGTTGTCGGGATTTACAATCATCCTGAAGCATCCATAATGGCTTATTATGCGCTTCACGCCCTTCAGCACAGAGGACAGGAAGCGGCAGGGATTGTATCGAGCCAGTATTTACCGGAAAAAAACAAAAGAGTTTTTAACATTCATAAGGGACTTGGATTAGTTAATACTGTTTTTGCAAATAATAAAATTTTAACTGATGCTTTAAAAGGCGATGCGGCAATAGGTCACAACAGGTATTCAACTACTGGAGCATCGGATAACCGCTCGAACATTCAGCCCTTTAAAGTAAATTACAAAGAAGGGCATCTCGCTCTTTCTCATAACGGCAATCTTACAAATACGAAATCATTAAGAAATGCGCTTGAGAATGAAGGAACGCTTTTCCAGACAACAACCGACAGCGAGATTATTCTGCATCTGATTGCGCGAAGCAAGGAGAAAGAGCTCGAGAATAAAATTCTTGATGCTTTTTCAAAAGTCACAGGCGCATATTCAATTGTGATAATGTCAGATGATAAAATGTATGCAGTGCGCGACCCGTATGGTGTACGCCCTTTATGTTTTGGCAAGCTCGGTGATACTTATGTAATAGCATCGGAAACCACTGCGTTTGATATTATCGGTGCAGAGTATATCCGCGATGTCGAGCCTTCTGAGATTTTGATTCTTGACAGAAATACAATTGAGACAGGTGAAGTGAAGTCGATTTATATGGAAAAAGTTCCTCAGTATAAACATTGCATATTTGAATACATATATTTTTCACGTCCTGACAGCATTGTGTTCGAGGAAAAGGTTGACAAAGTGAGAAGAGACATCGGGAAAGCTCTCGCAGAGCAGTCGCCTCCTCCCGATAAAGACAATCCGCTTAACTCGGATGAGAAAAAAGTCGTTGTCATAAACGTTCCTGATTCATCGAATACTGCAACGCTGGGATATTTTTCACGAAGCGTTAAGAAAAATAAAAATATTAAGAATGAAATTGGTTTAATACGAAGTCACTATATAGGAAGAACGTTTATTCAACCGGGACAAGACCAGCGGGAAATGAAAGTAAAAACGAAATTTAATATTGTTAAGGGAGTTTTGAAAAAAAGAAAAGTTGTGGTTGTTGATGATTCGATTGTTCGCGGAACAACATCAAAGCTGCTTGTCGATTTAATTAAGAAAGCAAACCCTAAAGAAGTTCATTTAAAAATAACTTCGCCCCCTGTTACTTCGCCGTGTTATTACGGGATGGATTTTCCCTCAAAGAATGAATTGATTGCAAACCAGCATGCCGATATCGAGGGAATAAAAGATGAGCTTGGTCTTACTAAATTAGATTATCTTACGATTGATAATTTGTTAAAGACAGTTCCTTACAAAAACCCTAAAACCGGATATTGCACCGCCTGCTTTACCGGTGATTATCCGATTCATATAGAAAAATTTAATCCTGATAACAAAAAAACCTTTGACGATTAA
- a CDS encoding CehA/McbA family metallohydrolase, whose amino-acid sequence MFEYSGAIHIHSVFSDGSGTVDEIASFANEVGLDYFILTDHNTMKAREQGMERWYDKTMMIVGYELNDLKNKNHYLVLGVDNAIGTFERLQDGDLGNIKSANEYVKEINDLGGFGFIAHPDEKRHHLADHPPYPWTAWDCEDFTGIEIWNHMSEWMEGLTDKNKLSRFVHPLRSIVAPAEETLKKWDKLNLKRKVVAVGGVDAHALKYNVMGMMMEIFPYKVLFKSIRTHVFTESQLSPGNPQNFEKDKQEVLKALREGRSFIVNYYHGDGKGFRFFAEYDGEVYNLGDEIKYNPSSGKKVTLKVYLPKEAKIRLMKNGVCVDELTCFNCMWHSDEPGNYRIEAWQNNKGWIFSNNIRVTV is encoded by the coding sequence ATGTTTGAATATTCGGGGGCGATTCACATACATTCTGTTTTTTCCGACGGCTCAGGCACGGTTGACGAAATAGCATCTTTTGCAAATGAAGTTGGCTTGGATTATTTCATTCTTACAGACCATAATACGATGAAGGCTCGTGAACAGGGAATGGAGAGATGGTATGACAAGACAATGATGATTGTCGGTTATGAACTGAACGATTTGAAAAACAAAAATCATTATCTTGTGCTTGGTGTCGATAATGCAATAGGGACTTTTGAAAGATTGCAGGACGGTGATTTAGGAAATATTAAATCTGCAAATGAATATGTTAAGGAAATAAACGACCTTGGGGGATTTGGTTTCATTGCTCATCCGGATGAAAAACGGCACCATCTTGCAGACCATCCGCCGTATCCGTGGACTGCCTGGGATTGCGAAGATTTTACCGGGATTGAAATCTGGAACCATATGAGCGAATGGATGGAAGGGCTGACTGATAAGAATAAATTGAGCAGGTTTGTTCATCCGCTTCGTTCCATCGTTGCTCCTGCGGAAGAAACGTTGAAGAAATGGGACAAACTGAATTTAAAACGTAAAGTTGTTGCAGTCGGCGGTGTCGATGCCCATGCTTTGAAATATAATGTAATGGGAATGATGATGGAAATTTTTCCTTATAAGGTCTTGTTTAAATCAATAAGGACACATGTTTTCACAGAAAGCCAGTTATCACCCGGAAACCCGCAGAACTTTGAAAAAGATAAGCAGGAAGTTCTAAAAGCTTTAAGAGAGGGCAGAAGTTTTATTGTAAATTATTATCATGGCGATGGAAAAGGATTCCGTTTTTTTGCAGAGTATGACGGTGAAGTTTATAATCTCGGTGATGAGATAAAATATAATCCTTCATCGGGCAAAAAAGTTACGTTAAAAGTTTATTTGCCAAAGGAAGCGAAAATAAGATTAATGAAAAATGGTGTTTGTGTAGATGAGCTTACCTGTTTTAATTGCATGTGGCACTCGGATGAGCCGGGAAATTACAGAATTGAAGCATGGCAGAACAATAAAGGATGGATTTTCTCAAACAACATTAGAGTAACAGTATAA
- a CDS encoding DUF2752 domain-containing protein: MFRLVKITDREAWKIRGIVLLIIILGLLNVTFPVLNLLRDVFGFTGMYGNYESACIVLNVFGIPCTFCGLSRSFAALINLDFRTTVYFNPVSIVIYPLGFIIISLIIILSFFNYKIGIVHKKAFLYVVITMFILMWLINILYGHQQ; encoded by the coding sequence TTGTTCAGATTAGTAAAAATAACAGATAGAGAAGCATGGAAAATCAGGGGAATAGTTTTATTAATCATTATTCTTGGCTTGCTTAATGTTACTTTTCCTGTTCTTAACCTTTTGAGAGATGTTTTTGGATTCACGGGAATGTATGGCAATTATGAAAGTGCCTGCATAGTTCTGAATGTTTTTGGAATACCCTGCACGTTCTGCGGTTTATCAAGAAGCTTTGCAGCATTAATAAATCTTGATTTCAGGACGACGGTTTATTTTAATCCCGTTTCGATTGTTATATACCCGTTGGGTTTTATCATAATATCATTAATAATAATTTTATCTTTTTTTAATTACAAAATCGGAATTGTCCACAAAAAAGCATTTTTATATGTAGTTATAACTATGTTTATTCTAATGTGGTTAATAAATATTTTGTATGGACATCAGCAATAA